CTGCATCATTCACAAAGGCCTTTAGACCGCCAATCCAGAAAGAGAAATTTACTTCAACAAAGCTCTCAACCATAGAGGCTGTTGAAGATGAACACCGCCAGTCACCCATTTCTTCACTTCCAAAGCGCTCCATTCCAACACCCGCAGCCGCCCAACGAGCGGTTGCTGCTTCATCATTCTATACGAAACAGTCATCTAAACCCTACAGTGAAAGAATTGTTTTGGGAGAGAAGAGCAACAAGGAGAGGCTAGAATGGGGGGGAGCTTTATTCAACCCTCATGCTGAAGGTGCAGTGGTGATGCCCAGGCCTGCAGAAAAGCTGGCTAAATTGAAGTAAATTACACTCTATTTTCGCTGAATAAATGTTGACAGATAATTCAGGGGCACAACCATCGTAGATGTGGTTATTGACCCCATCTTGGGGAACTTATTGCGTGAACATCAGAAAGAAGGCGTCAAAGTTAGTGGTTTTCCATCAGCATAGGAAAGCTCAAAGATAATAACTCCCATCAGTTTATGTACTCGTGTGTCATGGGAATGACCGGTGCGGAAGGCGAGGGATGCATTCTTGCGGATGAGATGGGTTTGGGCAAGACACTCCAGACCATCGCACTCATTTACACCATGCTGAGTAAGTGGAACTGTCATGCAAGGTAAACCTTGTCTAATGATCTTACAGAGCAGTCTCCCTTCGCCAACCAAACGTCCATGTACGTTACAGCCTTCCGAATGGCACAGCCCTGGTACATATTGCTTATTACTTCGTATAGTATCGGCAAGGCGATTATTGTGTGTCCGGTAACGTTGGTGAACAATTGGCGCAAGGAGTTCAAGAAATGGCAAGTGGTTGAATGCCATTGTGTGGAGTATCTGCTGATCATTTCATAGGGTGGATAGAAGAGTCAATGTTTTGGTGGCCGATGGTACAGATTATAGGGTATCGTCGTTTGTGAGCAGCTGTTCAAGTTTTGGGAGGATGCCCACTGAAGATATCACAGGTCAACAACAAGCATCAACATGTTCTGATCATCGGTTACGAAAGGGTGGGTCGTTTCCTTATCTTCTTGTATCTTTTAAAATTGGCTAAGTTGCCGTGTTCAGCTTCGCAAAGTCATGTACGTTCTCACGGCTCTGCCCGAATAAGAAGGTTCTAACCTCTAACCTCTAACCTCTGATTCAAAGCAAAGAACTAGCTTCCTGCATTCCGCCAATTGATCTTATCGTCTGTGACGAAGGGCATCGCCTGAAATCCAAAGACAATAAAACTACCAAAATGTTCGATATGCTTAAAACCCAACGCCGTATTAGTATGTCCGGTTATGCTCTTATAAACAAATTTTTCTTTAACTCTTTGAAGTCTTATCAGGCACGCCCGTACAAAACGATCTGGGTGAATATTGGGCGATGGTCGATTTTGCTTGTCCGGGTGTGTTGGGCAAATACTCGGCTTTCGCAAAGCATTATGAAAAGCCAATATTAAAAAGCAGAACACCGAACTGTTCGACAAAGGATGTAGAGCTaggaagggaaagggcGAATGACGTGAGGTTCTCTCTCTTAGTCATTCTGGATGCTGGTTGACCTGTCAATCAGTTAGCCAAGTTGTCCAAGGAATTTGTCCTGCGAAGGACGGCTGCAGTACTTGAACATTATTTGCCTCCCAAGTGTATGTTGCCCTGATCCATCCGTGGGGACTAAAATTGACAAACGCAGACGAGTACGTCATTTTCGTCGctccatcccttcttcaacttcGTGTCCTTTCAAACCTTCTCGACCCCAGTATCGTTGGGAGCTTCATCCGAGGCCATGGTGCACAGTCATTAGCTCTAAGTAAGTCAAGATTTTCATCAACCAGTTCTGACGACGACCGGCAGTTGATCTTATGAGGAAAATTTCCAATTCTCCTATGGTAACAAATGATTTATTGCAGTATATTCAGTTGTCCTGACACAGAATGCGGTAGCTTTTGAAACGAAAAGACGACGAATTAGCACGAGCAGATGATGATTTAGGCTCAGCCACCTCCGCAGCAATCTCTGCTATCCCTGGCGATACCAATATCAACGACGTGACTACGTCTGGCAAGATGCTTTTGCTTGACAAAATGCTTCATTCCATCTACCAATCCACTGAAGAAAAGGTTGTTGTCGTATCCAACTGGACTTCTACTCTTGATTTGATCCAAGGATTGTGTAAGCTAAAGAGATATAACTATCTCAGACTTGATGGTAGTACTCCGCCGAAGCAGAGGCAAGAGTTAGTTGATAGATTCAACAAAGATAAGGAAAGACAAGGAAGTTTTGTTTTTCTGCTTAGTGCCAAAGCTGGCGGAGTGGGACTGAACCTGATTGGGTGCGTCGATTTTGTATGCTGGTCCTTGAGGAATACTAACAGGGTGATAGTGGATCGAGATTGATTTTGTTCGACAGCGATTGGTGAGTAGCAGACTTTTGAATTAAGGAGCTAAGTTGACAATGGTGACTATGCAGGAATCCCTCTACTGATCTCCAAGCTATGGCCCGGATACATCGGTCAGTTACGCACTTTTAATCGTGATTGTTTGACCTACGTATACTTACACATGAAAAGCGACGGGCAAAAGCGCCCAGTCTACATCTATCGCCTTCTCACAACGAATGCTATCGACGAGAAAATTTATCAACGTCAGATTACTAAGACGGGATTATCGGATCAGATGATGGATCACAAGCATTCAGAGAAACAGACGGGCAAAGACTGTATGTTATACAATGTGATTGTAACGAATACATGACTTCTAACTGACTCGAACCATGAAGCTTTCTCGGCAGCAGAGTTGAGGGACATTTTTACCCTAAATGTGCGAACGGACGGTTGCCAAACACGTACGTAGCGTGTGCGCTTCTGTTTATTCTGTCTGATGCGACTTCAACAGATGACTTGCTGGGCTGTCAGTGCACGGAAACTCCTGCAGGCAAGTTGAGGGACATTGCCGAAGGGGAGCAACGTTCAGAGCACCTGCCAGATAACTCGTCTGGAGAGAGTGATAGTGATCCAAACGATTACCCCACTTTTGTCAGTGCCAATAAATATGATCCCGAACCCGTGAGCCCACTTTAGCTTTTAATCATCTTGAACAAAATCACTCATTGCTTTTCTCGTTAAATTAGACTCCCAAAATGCGTCGCAAGGTTGGTGAAATTGAAATAGACATAACCAGTGGCCGCTAATGATTACACGTGCACTAGGCAATTAAAGAGCAGAAAAACAAGCTCGCTGCGCTAAAACACTGGGCTCATTTTGATCCTTTCGAACTCGCATCCTTCCGTGGCATCCAAGACTCTCTCCTGTACAACGTACTTTTCGATTCATGGGAGACCGATGGTGTCCCTTTATCTGAAAACGTCAGAGCGTATGGCTCTCTGGACTTCGAGGGTCCCTATGAAcaggatgaggatgacCCTGACTCGGATAACGAGGCGTTAGTGCCTAAAAAACGCAAATTGGGTATGGTTCAAACTACAGCCGCGCTGAAGAAGACAAGGACTACGGACGAGGAAGATACGAGGTTCAATCAAAGAAGGCGCAATCTGAAAAGCATCGCGGAAAGCGGAGGAACTGGGAGAGTGACATTTGTATTTGAGAAGATATCAAAGAGTACTATAGCCTAAGTATGTCGGTACTTGTTGTATGAAGTCACTGTATAGATAGTCGATCGTGTGCATTTGACGCTACAAGTCT
This DNA window, taken from Cryptococcus gattii WM276 chromosome C, complete sequence, encodes the following:
- a CDS encoding DNA repair protein, putative (Similar to TIGR gene model, INSD accession AAW42690.1; (RAD54-like protein 1); the protein is MTISMARPRRSLGAIIDSIPSQQEYVPDSCSENSDSDSGREALIPTLKPIPLTPLPSRPTRSTRELGPESITTVKGKEREEAGAVFGDGKKDKKVHATDDTLSMPVLYFAVQWRKPQFKKHKTWDGDANIKVEDNRIVMLDEDGNQMATTNVGDKVIKPEAEFKIGGYEVMVDHALQQDQFKASTSILNRPKVIPTIKSSGYRPASFTKAFRPPIQKEKFTSTKLSTIEAVEDEHRQSPISSLPKRSIPTPAAAQRAVAASSFYTKQSSKPYSERIVLGEKSNKERLEWGGALFNPHAEGAVVMPRPAEKLAKLKGTTIVDVVIDPILGNLLREHQKEGVKFMYSCVMGMTGAEGEGCILADEMGLGKTLQTIALIYTMLKQSPFANQTSIIGKAIIVCPVTLVNNWRKEFKKWVDRRVNVLVADVLSGTPVQNDLGEYWAMVDFACPGVLGKYSAFAKHYEKPILKSRTPNCSTKDVELGRERANDLAKLSKEFVLRRTAAVLEHYLPPKYEYVIFVAPSLLQLRVLSNLLDPSIVGSFIRGHGAQSLALIDLMRKISNSPMLLKRKDDELARADDDLGSATSAAISAIPGDTNINDVTTSGKMLLLDKMLHSIYQSTEEKVVVVSNWTSTLDLIQGLCKLKRYNYLRLDGSTPPKQRQELVDRFNKDKERQGSFVFLLSAKAGGVGLNLIGGSRLILFDSDWNPSTDLQAMARIHRDGQKRPVYIYRLLTTNAIDEKIYQRQITKTGLSDQMMDHKHSEKQTGKDSFSAAELRDIFTLNVRTDGCQTHDLLGCQCTETPAGKLRDIAEGEQRSEHLPDNSSGESDSDPNDYPTFVSANKYDPEPTPKMRRKAIKEQKNKLAALKHWAHFDPFELASFRGIQDSLLYNVLFDSWETDGVPLSENVRAYGSLDFEGPYEQDEDDPDSDNEALVPKKRKLGMVQTTAALKKTRTTDEEDTRFNQRRRNLKSIAESGGTGRVTFVFEKISKSTIA